CGATATCTACCTTTTGTCTTTACATTCTATTACCATATACTGTGATTTCGATGtcttaaatatcaaaatactATCATAATCAGGAGCTGATTCTGATTTTACAGTCCACAAATATTtattttctgaattcgttacttgttcgttttcaatgagccttaccattctggaaaggtcCCGGAAGTTTCTACAGTTTTTGGTTTTTATACTTTTTCAGATAaaatcatcttcataaagtaaaTTGGTattctttgaaactgatcagatttgacTTTATCATAATTAGCCATTTTATACGATATTTGATTTAAGATATTGGATCAATATGTTTCATCCTTGTTTGCTTTAATAGTTCCCACCTTCCTTGCTTTAATATACTAAGAAACTATATTTTTTTGAAGTGGGGTGAGATAAATTATAAAGGTGAAAATGGGTGCAACATGCTAGATGCTACATATACAGTAGATTGCATTCAATGTACGACTAAATTGAATCCAATGTACCATAATCATGTTATATTGTCATgcatttttaaatattaatgcATATGTGTTTTCTTTGCGTATTTTAAATATTGACCAAATGTGCTTATTATAAAAGTGTTAACGAAGCATGCACATAAAAGGAAACCAACTTGAGATACAACAGAAATTCATGGGCATGAATATAAATTCATGGCCAtgaattttttctatttttttttaaaaaatagctCTCTTCCAACGATTATGCttattataattgattaattatagTAATATAAGAAATGTCTAATCTTACAAAACTTGAGTTCAACGCACTTGATGTCACCGGAAAAAATTACTTGACATGAATTTTGGATGCAGAAATCCATCTTAGCGCTAAGGCTCGCTATGATTGGTTACACTTGGGCTTGCAAGATTTTAAAAGTGTAAGCGAGTATAACTCTGCAATGTTTAAGATTACTTCTCAGCTGAAATTACGTGGTGAAAATATAACTGATAAAGATATGTTGGAGAAAATTTACTCCATATTCCACGCCAATAATGTGCTCCTGCAGTAGCAGTATCGTGAAAGAAAGTTTCAGAAATATCCTGAGCTTATATCAGTCTTGCTTCTTGCTGAGCAAAATAATGAACTATTGATGAAAAATCATCAAGCCCGTCCAACTGGTTCAACATCATTCTCTGAAGTGAATGTTGTGACCAGTAATCATCTTGGGCCAAGTAAGCAATTTGGACATGGACAAGGGCGTAGGCGTGAGTTTGGGCGTACTCGTGGATATGCTCGTAGTCGTGGTTTCTTACATGGTCGAGGTCACCACCATAAGTGgatgaaaaatgaagaaaagcctAAAGTAAATATGATGAATAAAAGGGGTGAAAGTGCTTGTCACCGCTGTGGAATGAAAGGTCATTGGAGTCGTACCTTCCGTACCTCCAAGCATCTGGTCGATCTTTATCAGGCCTCTTTGAAAAATGTTGAAACTAATTTCACTGAAGAAGTTGATCCTTTGGGAATTTCCCATCTTGAAGCCCACCTTGGAGGTGAAGGCCAAGTTGATCCTTTGAACCTTACGTGTATTAAAGTTGGTGATTACCttgctttatttatttaaatattaaaatgtTTATATTTGAGCACTTAAGTGGTTGGTCTATGTTTTCTATATAATGTTTATATTTGCTATGAAATTTTTGAGATAATCAAAAACTTTATATATTATGATTTTATCCTAAATGATATAATCTCCCTGGTGGATGGATCCATAAAAAAAATAGTGTGATATTTGGGTATAATAGAATTTagttgaataaatatatattatatagtaTCCTGCAGATACAGTGTTATGAAATTGGTTTGTTACAATCATAAGTTGATATTGTGActaatttattaaatttgaattattgATAGAAAGATCATGTATTGCAACAAATGACACCCTTTCATTCCTTAGAGTATAAATGACAAATTAGAAAATTAAAAGATATCGATCATGCCTGTAGCAATAGTCATGATATTACAAACACTTTTGATCGTATACTTACCATGTGTATAAGAAATATTTCTCTTAAATGAGATATAGATGACTAATATCAATTCCTAATATGAGTCATTCAAGGGGGAGCATTATCAAATGTCTCATTATACATTTTATCATATTATTCTTAAATACATTTTACCCAAAAGGGTATGTATATTATAGATGTAATTGTACTCTCCCAAATAATtgaagaatttttttttataaaattgttgaAATTGATTTTGAAGTAAACCAGAAGTTTACTGATAACTTTATAGCTAGACATTACCATCCAAGCCATCAATTTAATAAAGATGCGAACAATAATTGAAATTTATATGAACTTTTGAACCTGTAGATTCTTCTCAGTGATAAATATGTTATTTTCTTGTAAGACATAATTAAAAATTGTTGAGTGTTTTGTATTGATTCGCATCATATAAAAAGTTTTCATATTTCCTCCCCATCATAAACAAATTATTTGGTCATCATAGATTTTCCACAATGATAGTTAGATCgatgttattcccaaacaatgcaacaagaattacagaaggggggttgaatgtaattctggcttctttttttgattttaagaatgttcttacttaatatataactgtgtttaattttgcaagaagtgcgaaatgaaaataaaatagaaattaaaacacaaagaaataaaacacaagtctttaaaacttcCTGGCGGATTTGAaattatccaccagagatatatataaagatgagaactctgtgatgcttgaatagcacatagctgcttacaagtgaacttacagaattacagagaaatgcttaacagatacagctttttctatctctttgaAAATTGTGCTTACTTAGTTcttttgttctacttgctacacttggtttatatattaccaagttatatgatagtaagacaagacaataagacaaactatatctagtctaacttcatgctacttcattactctatccagcatcttggaatgtctttataattgcatggaaatggtaatgcttctttgttccctaaaacctgtaattaggctgccacattccatttgcaaacacctgacgcatgtgactgtattgtcactgtcaactgctattttgaatatgatcatccgtcgggactatattggtCATCCGttgggagccttgttgattatccgtcggtaGTCTTTATAGATCATCCGTTGGTagcctttctgtcacttgactccatctcacttatacagaattacaagacatcttatatttagaATTAGCcacctattctgtatatcaatctagtagacaacatgacttaaagaatcttacagTATCTACCAgtacattgttgtttgcagaaatgtgctacaaaacttattgttacataagctacactctcgatggatgttcagttgtcatccgttgggactataaagttcatccgtcgggactattttagaacatctgtcgagagctacaaaaacactaagttaaatctactaaggtgttttgttcaacttatcatcaagttcacaacatatttctaacaatctcccccaatttatgtctactggaattatagccataaattaagagaaacttgatgataacaaaacaccctaaatgtacagaatgaattatagtagataaaactagtaagtgctacaaattatttggaaattgaacaaagtaaagtgtacaaagagttctcacaataattttcaaggtgctcctctagtttgagcagatgatttctatttccCTGATAGTCTTGATTTCTTCCCCGGCTTTcagttgttttcttctatttaatttcggagttgtctgtgaaattcaaattcttcagcatttgatagatccagcttttcttgtaTTTGCAATTGAGTCACATTGCTTGAGATACTTAATTGGTCAtccaatatgaagaatcttctaacacctttgtcatccatgaattccatcagccagtaaggcctcaaatgcattgtatttcctgtgaagggaatggatagagtccttggaagtgcatttgaggcttttctgctccttAGCTCTTCTATCTTCTTCAGGACCAATTTCTTAGCACTCACATTGAAtccaaattttttcttgaatGATGAGAGGATTTTTATCAAAACAGTACAACTTTCTTggagaattctgtgaaggggccatatgatctctttcccacccttgtatttgaacaccagtctttctGGGAGATTcctgtgagcatcaattgctctcgCTTCTTCTAGTTTATCcatgtagagatttatatctgaaaactccttgatgtcacagatatatagAAGATCTCTCTTGCTGACAGTTGGTTGAATTTTGGTTAAAGTCTTGGTTTTGAGTTTCACAGGCTTGACCTccttgattgctcttgtctttgtcttttTTAATTTGTTAAAGATTGGTAAATTAAGCTCAGGAAgaggcaaactatcccagtctataggctcatccttgggaactattggctcgccatgaaagttctttgtaggatccaccttaaattcatcctgcaccattgagggcttggatgtttgaattgtagatgtagactggttgggaatgtaatcttccatctcATCATCATTGAAGTCCAATATTCTTTTGGGAAAGAGTTTGTATCTGAActtccttttctgttgaggttccttgtgcattttctgatcttgatcttcagctaccacaggttgtttctcagaaatctcagttgcatttttcacagcttgaagcttggctacaatagcagcttgctttttcttctaTTTGAGCTTTTTAGtatctaaagcagcttgcttcttttcttgtttgattctttctttttcttccttcttagcttctgtaaactgagggtgtccagccgccacacagatttctttcccattcttgtagatcttagcaattcttctcttttgtactgagtcagttggatctttgaagaatgcaatgaccttgccaacagcttctttttatctggccttggagtctcaaatgtaaggtccaagggattcttgtcagatgactttggataatttcttttgtgctacaaaaccaagttggcttttggagactttatgcatgaaggttggcccttttccaaattacccagactcatttctcttacagaaatttgcttgacttgagagaagtgatgaagggtct
This genomic interval from Apium graveolens cultivar Ventura chromosome 8, ASM990537v1, whole genome shotgun sequence contains the following:
- the LOC141679612 gene encoding uncharacterized protein LOC141679612, translating into MKNHQARPTGSTSFSEVNVVTSNHLGPSKQFGHGQGRRREFGRTRGYARSRGFLHGRGHHHKWMKNEEKPKVNMMNKRGESACHRCGMKGHWSRTFRTSKHLVDLYQASLKNVETNFTEEVDPLGISHLEAHLGGEGQVDPLNLTCIKVGDYLALFI